Proteins encoded together in one Cicer arietinum cultivar CDC Frontier isolate Library 1 chromosome 4, Cicar.CDCFrontier_v2.0, whole genome shotgun sequence window:
- the LOC101493414 gene encoding protein NLP6, translating to MAESEEENQEFLPKTKTSSLEEHGCCAMDFDLDLETSWPLDHMSFVSNPMSPFQFSTISDQPSSPLWAFTDGEDDKHVKLAASALSDCHKIFSSDSNSITEKPVENDENKKHLPPLVPPIENLNGYCAIKEKMTQALRYFKEWTELNVLAQVWAPVRNGNRYMLTTSGQPFVLDDPHSNGLCQYRTVSLMYMFSVDGENDGTLGLPGRVFQQKLPEWSPNVQYYTSKEYPRRYYAQHYNVRGTLALPVFETSLQSCIGVLELIMTSPKINYAPEVEKICKALEAVNLRSSEILDYPYTQICNEGRQNALSEILEILTVVCETHNLPLAQTWVPCRHRSILAHGGGLKKSCSSFDGSCMGQVCMSTTEVALYIIDPHLWGFREACVEHHLQQGQGVAGRAFLSQNMSFCTNITQFCKTDYPLVHYALMFGLTSCFSICLRSSHTGNDYYVLEFFLPPNITEFHEQKTLLGSILAIMKQHFQSLKIAAGVELGEDGSIEIIEAMDESVHIRIESIPIVQSIKSPPRPDASPNMEEDKVPQDPSDIQGENIGGNIDQVSFLGNKNVKKPSERKRGKTEKSISLEVLQRYFAGSLKDAAKSLGVCPTTMKRICRQHGISRWPSRKINKVNRSLSKLKRVIESVQGGEGAFDLNSLNTNQLPIVSSFPEPSTPNTSNQQASLSIRPSEPQIKENGIDASKVSETNIEVVMEDQLLGGRKRSLGKEVIINDKGVPVQKVRARSGSSGDSTNPISHDSCHGSPPIESSTIKEIFIPSNNEQCVALKGSPESRVQPTNGFNSASAYRMPDNVIAELEEPFGGMLIEDAGSSKDLRNLCPSVAEAILEDMAPEPCGTNLPGSSYLAPKQCMDTINTSTTPFAARKEMKTVTIKATYREDIIRFRVTLTCGIVELKEEIAKRLKLEVGTFDVKYLDDDHEWVLIACDADLQECIDVTRSSGGSNIIRVLVHDITSNLGSAYESSGE from the exons ATGGCAGAATCTGAGGAAGAAAATCAAGAGTTTCTACctaaaacaaaaacatcatcattagAGGAACATGGTTGTTGTGCTATGGATTTTGATTTGGATTTGGAAACTTCATGGCCTTTGGATCACATGTCCTTTGTCTCCAACCCTATGTCACCTTTTCAGTTTTCCACCATCTCTGACCAACCTTCATCTCCTCTATGGGCTTTTACTGATGGAGAAGATGATAAGCATGTTAAGCTTGCAGCTTCAGCTTTATCTGATTGCCACAAAATCTTCTCTT CTGATTCAAATTCAATAACCGAGAAGCCGGTGGagaatgatgaaaacaaaaaacatttacCACCTCTTGTGCCACCAATAGAAAATTTGAATGGATATTGTGCAATCAAGGAAAAGATGACACAAGCGCTCCGCTACTTCAAAGAGTGGACTGAACTGAATGTTTTGGCTCAGGTTTGGGCACCTGTGAGAAACGGAAATCGGTATATGCTTACAACTTCAGGTCAACCCTTCGTTCTTGATGATCCACATAGTAATGGACTCTGTCAGTATAGAACGGTCTCCTTGATGTACATGTTTTCTGTGGATGGAGAGAACGATGGAACTCTCGGACTTCCTGGTCGAGTTTTTCAGCAGAAACTACCAGAATGGTCTCCCAATGTTCAGTACTATACTAGTAAAGAGTATCCACGCCGATATTATGCTCAACATTACAACGTTCGTGGAACCTTGGCTTTGCCTGTATTTGAAACTTCATTGCAGTCATGTATTGGTGTGCTAGAGTTAATAATGACTTCACCAAAGATTAACTATGCTCCTGAGGTTGAAAAAATCTGCAAAGCTCTTGAG GCAGTAAATTTGAGGAGTTCAGAAATTTTGGACTATCCATACACTCAG ATTTGCAATGAAGGGCGTCAAAACGCATTATCCGAGATCTTGGAGATATTGACAGTGGTGTGTGAAACTCATAATTTACCTCTTGCACAAACATGGGTTCCATGTAGGCATAGGAGTATTTTGGCACATGGTGGTGGTTTAAAGAAAAGTTGTTCTAGTTTTGATGGTAGTTGCATGGGACAAGTTTGCATGTCTACAACCGAGGTAGCATTATATATCATAGATCCTCATTTATGGGGATTCAGAGAGGCTTGTGTTGAGCACCACTTACAACAAGGTCAAGGTGTTGCTGGAAGAGCTTTTTTGTCACAAAACATGAGCTTCTGCACAAACATTACTCAATTTTGCAAAACAGATTACCCTTTGGTTCATTATGCTCTCATGTTTGGGTTAACAAGCTGTTTTTCGATTTGCTTGCGGAGCTCTCACACGGGAAACGACTATTATGTGTTAGAGTTTTTCCTGCCTCCTAATATTACAGAATTTCATGAACAGAAGACACTCTTGGGATCCATATTGGCAATAATGAAACAGCATTTTCAGAGTCTTAAGATTGCTGCAGGTGTTGAACTTGGCGAAGATGGTTCGATTGAAATTATTGAAGCAATGGATGAAAGTGTTCATATTAGGATTGAATCTATTCCAATTGTTCAATCTATTAAATCGCCACCAAGACCTGATGCCTCACCAAATATGGAGGAGGACAAGGTACCGCAGGATCCGTCAGATATTCAGGGTGAAAATATAGGTGGAAACATTGATCAGGTGTCCTTCTTAGGGAATAAAAACGTAAAGAAACCCTCAGAGAGGAAACGTGGAAAAACCGAGAAATCAATTAGTCTTGAAGTTCTACAACGCTATTTCGCAGGGAGTCTCAAAGATGCTGCAAAGAGCCTTGGCG TTTGCCCTACGACAATGAAGCGCATATGCAGGCAGCATGGGATATCCCGTTGGCCATCTCGAAAGATCAACAAGGTTAACCGTTCCCTGTCCAAGCTCAAGCGTGTTATTGAATCAGTTCAAGGTGGCGAAGGAGCGTTTGATTTGAATTCTCTCAATACTAATCAACTTCCAATTGTTAGTTCTTTCCCTGAGCCTTCTACTCCAAATACGTCCAACCAGCAAGCCTCATTAAGCATTAGGCCGTCAGAGCCTCAGATAAAAGAGAATGGAATCGATGCGTCTAAAGTATCAGAAACAAACATAGAGGTTGTAATGGAAGATCAATTGCTTGGAGGTAGGAAACGAAGTCTTGGAAAAGAAGTGATTATTAATGATAAAGGCGTGCCTGTTCAGAAGGTTAGAGCTAGGAGCGGATCGAGCGGAGATAGCACAAATCCTATTTCTCATGACTCATGCCATGGTAGTCCACCAATTGAAAGTTCAACCATAAAAGAAATATTCATTCCGTCCAACAATGAGCAATGTGTTGCATTGAAGGGATCGCCAGAGTCGAGAGTGCAGCCAACTAATGGATTCAACTCTGCATCGGCTTACCGTATGCCCGACAATGTGATTGCAGAACTTGAAGAGCCATTTGGAGGAATGCTAATAGAGGATGCTGGTAGTTCAAAAGACTTAAGAAATTTGTGTCCTTCAGTAGCTGAGGCCATTTTGGAGGATATGGCACCAGAACCTTGTGGGACTAATCTTCCAGGTTCATCATACCTTGCTCCTAAACAGTGCATGGATACTATTAATACATCCACGACGCCTTTTGCAGCTAGGAAAGAAATGAAAACTGTGACTATTAAGGCAACTTATAGAGAAGATATCATAAGGTTTAGGGTCACTTTGACTTGTGGCATTGTGGAATTGAAAGAAGAAATTGCAAAAAGGTTGAAACTAGAAGTTGGTACATTTGATGTCAAGTACCTTGATGATGATCATGAATGGGTTTTGATAGCATGTGATGCAGACCTGCAGGAGTGCATTGATGTTACAAGATCATCAGGAGGAAGCAACATAATTCGGGTTTTGGTGCACGACATTACGTCGAATCTTGGAAGCGCCTATGAGAGTTCAGGGGAGTGA